A window from Dehalococcoidia bacterium encodes these proteins:
- a CDS encoding DUF2589 domain-containing protein: MPSPGQELSSIDFESMIGGPLIAVVNAQAQAAMSTVNFIKEVGFKKPNAEQEAGGDTSTEEPIYVSFKYPKELRPYVPAVQADLTATPPVNASPAVPAVYETQELKVPILTILPIPFIRIEFATVDFNAKINSVEYRKTNTDLKINSSLEAKAGWLWGSAKLKVSTSFQRTTQEGNSVNRTYSLAIHVKVVQDEMPAGMEKMLGILEGAITSTPATTA, encoded by the coding sequence ATGCCAAGTCCAGGTCAGGAATTATCAAGCATTGATTTTGAATCGATGATAGGCGGTCCTTTGATAGCGGTCGTCAACGCTCAGGCACAGGCTGCGATGTCAACAGTCAACTTCATTAAGGAAGTGGGCTTTAAAAAACCGAACGCCGAGCAGGAGGCCGGTGGCGACACATCGACGGAAGAACCTATCTATGTATCTTTCAAATATCCCAAGGAACTGAGGCCCTATGTGCCGGCCGTTCAAGCCGATCTGACGGCGACGCCGCCAGTGAATGCGTCCCCAGCGGTTCCGGCTGTATATGAGACGCAGGAACTGAAGGTGCCTATCCTGACGATTCTGCCGATTCCATTTATCCGCATCGAGTTTGCAACTGTCGATTTCAATGCGAAAATCAATTCAGTCGAATATCGCAAAACCAATACGGATCTAAAAATAAACTCATCCCTAGAAGCGAAAGCCGGCTGGTTGTGGGGCTCGGCAAAACTGAAAGTTTCGACCTCGTTCCAGCGCACGACGCAGGAAGGCAATTCCGTTAACCGAACCTACTCGCTGGCGATACATGTCAAAGTGGTTCAGGATGAAATGCCGGCAGGTATGGAGAAGATGCTGGGGATACTTGAGGGTGCCATTACTTCAACACCCGCCACAACGGCTTAG